A window of Rhinolophus ferrumequinum isolate MPI-CBG mRhiFer1 chromosome X, mRhiFer1_v1.p, whole genome shotgun sequence contains these coding sequences:
- the LOC117022275 gene encoding protein SET has translation MAPKRQSSLPPQTKKPRLPPAPKPEKTSTSLDLPKGEKEQQEAIEHIDEVQNEIDRLNEQASEEILKVEQKYNKLRQPFFQKRSELIAKIPNFWVTTFVNHPQVSALLGEEDEEALHYLTRVEVTEFEDIKSGYRIDFYFDENPYFENKVLSKEFHLNESGDPSSKSTEIKWKSGKDLTKRSSQTQNKASRKRQHEEPESFFTWFTDHSDAGADELGEVIKDDIWPNPLQYYLVPDMDDEEGEGEEDDDDDEEEEGLEDIDEEGDEDEGEEDEDDDEGEEGEEDEGEDD, from the coding sequence ATGGCCCCCAAACGCCAGTCTTCACTCCCACCTCAAACGAAGAAACCAAGactgcctcctgcccccaagcCGGAGAAGACATCGACCTCTCTGGACTTGCcgaagggagaaaaagaacagcaagaagCAATTGAACATATTGATGaagtacaaaatgaaatagaCAGACTTAATGAACAAGCCAGTGAGGAGATTTTGAAAGTAGAACAGAAATATAACAAACTCCGCCAACCATTTTTTCAGAAGAGGTCCGAATTGATCGCCAAAATCCCAAATTTTTGGGTAACAACATTTGTCAACCATCCACAAGTGTCTGCACTGCTTggggaagaagatgaagaagcgCTGCATTATTTGACAAGAGTTGAAGTGACAgaatttgaagatataaaatCAGGTTAcagaatagatttttattttgatgaaaatccTTACTTCGAAAATAAAGTTCTCTCCAAAGAATTTCATCTGAATGAGAGTGGTGATCCATCTTCAAAGTCCACTGAAATCAAATGGAAATCTGGAAAGGATTTGACGAAACGTTCAAGTCAAACACAGAATAAAGCCAGCAGGAAGAGACAGCATGAGGAACCAGAGAGCTTCTTTACCTGGTTTACTGACCATTCTGATGCAGGTGCAGACGAGTTAGGAGAAGTCATCAAAGATGATATTTGGCCAAATCCGCTACAATACTACTTGGTTCCTGACATGGATgatgaagaaggggaaggagaagaagatgatgatgatgatgaagaagaagaagggttgGAAGATATTGATGAAGAAGGGGATGAGGATGAAGgtgaagaagatgaagatgatgatgagggggaggaaggagaggaagatgaaggagaagatgACTAA